The sequence below is a genomic window from Sparus aurata chromosome 6, fSpaAur1.1, whole genome shotgun sequence.
CAGTAAACACCCTGCTTGGTATTGTAACGTAGAAACTGGCATAAAGCTTATACAGTAAGATGTACGAActttcctttttaaataaaaaaagagtgaaaGTAGTGATAAAACATATGTAAATACTTCAGAAGAGATGTGATAACAGATGCAAATTTGTGAAAGAAGTATTTGGTTATTAGACTTGATTAAAAGGAGATTTCAGTGTAAGTCCAGTGCAAGTAATAGTTCAGTTAAATGATATACAGGAAAAAATACATAAGTATATTCTGCAAATATATTTAGATTGTACAGTGAATGAGAGTGGACTGCTTTGCGAAAACCTGCCACCTACATTACTCACAATGCAATTTAGATacgattacatgcagcttcctctggggCCACATGACGTTTTAtaatacttttttcacatatgcattAGTACtacccaagacctgtaaacataccttaatgtgtaaaaaaggtggagttaccctttaatggAGTTGGAAAGAAGAAAAGGTTCTGCCACTGTACTTAGTAACGTTTCTCTAACATTTAAAGGCGTACTACTTTTTGTCTGTTATGTAAATTGAACCATCCGTGAACAACTCGTCTGGAACATGACAAGGACAcaagtgtaaatgtgtgtgtgtgtgtgtgtgtgtgtgtgtgggtgcctGGCGCACGCCAATAAAAGGGTTAGGTTTCTCAAAGGTTATCTCTAACAGTGTGTTCTGCCCCAAAAACTTaaccaatgtttttttctttaagtaaAATTCTAATCATCAGGCAACCAGTATATTGTAGCTATCAGATAAATGTACTAAAGTAACATGTACTGTAACTGTACTAGTAGGCTACAGTACTTGATTACATGTTACTTTCCACCATTGATGAAGCAGATTCAGTAGGATGGATAGAGCGCTGTTCTCCTCTGTAGTATCAGATTATTACTATTGATTCATGGATGACTTATTACTTTACGGTTACTGACCATCATATTTAGCTGGCGGactcatttaaaggtgcactatgtttttttttgttttgtttatgccttaacaaactctttgttttcatgtctgaataaactgaataaacaatctgaccttaaaggacaacacaatttcacactcTTTTACTcagtttatatgtggcggaccctgccacctttccaccttcaaacagtgttctgggggaGCTTATTCCCCTGTGAgcacagcttgtttatccagtaatggaaacaaaacatgatattaTTACCTCACCAATATCGTCACTATCAAAATTCTGAacttgaatttcttcttttgaGTTTGAAATGATCAACAAATATCTGAcgtcgcagcagcagcagcttcatatTGACAGATGAACAGGTTTTCTTGGCTCTCtcgccagcagggggcgctgctgccCCATAACATCTCCTCTGACCCACACCCAGGGGCCAACACAAGCTCTCTACCCTGCACTTCATTTCATGCTCCAGGGGCTGGGGGCGCCAGAGAGCTGGAGGACAGGTTTGACTCCTGTTTATAGACTGAGGgatcaaaaaaataataattgaaaaatacaaattaaaaaaagaacaaatccGAGACACAGGCCTAATTGGATTTAATGGTAATAAAACATCGGGTACAGACTGATTACGGAGGCCACAATAGCCTGGTCCTCATTCTCTCCACAGCTCAGCCGCATTACGTAAGAGGGATTTGTCTCTGACATATAGATAATTATTAGGAATCTAAGGAGGAAACGCTGCAAATGATTTTCAGGATAAAGGGGAAACACTGAGCAGTTGTATGTGTTAAACAACTCTGCTCAAGTGCTTGTGGACACTTCTGTAGCAGCTCGGGCATTGCCGGTTcctaaaagaaaaagagaaagaaagaagtgtaTATATTAATAGTAAATGTATAACATACGCCTGTACTGTGGGAATctctgctccctccctccctccctccctctctctcggaGTGTTGGCGTGGTTCCCGGCCCATCTGCGGCCTGGCCCGTGGATTACTGTTTGTTAATGTTTCAATCAGCTGTGTGTTGAGGAATGTGGAGCTATTTAACCTGAACTTCCCCAGGTGTGCCGAGGCGCCGCTCAGTCTGGGCCCCGCCGCCCTCCCCTGCCCTTGGCACAAAGctatcacacaaacacaatcacacactggCCACGCCGGGGCTGCAGCTGTGCGCATCGCACCGCAGGGAAATGGGAAAAACATTGCACCAGGGAGACAGAATAAATCTTATAACGAATCGGCTCGCCAAGGCCGGTTTAACCCCCGCGGTGCCGGGGAGAGAACGAACAACACAGCAGATTTACACGATAACATATTGAAACAGCGCAATTTCGTCATGGAGTGAAAAACTTGTTTTCGTACTCCTTTAAGCCTTGTATTACCTCACCTCACGTTTGTCAGTCATATATTACAAATTCATAGAGGCTtaaatcaccttttttttaaaaaaaaaacaaaaaaaacaaaaaaaaaccaaattgATCTGGAATCTGTTGatttcattcagtttttttaaaaaaactttatttcaaaCTCTTGCCACGATTTGTCAAAATCTTTTAAGACTTTGACGGTTTAAAGGGAGACTTCCTCTTGTAACGTGATACGGTAATGACCCATAGAGAAGCAAATTACCAATTTAACTGGCTACGAGCCATTATGTTGACCACCAGCTCTGGTGTTGTGTTACCTGAACGACTTTACAGCTTCTCCTCAGTGTAGcaccttttttcttctcttttttgtctTAGTAACATCCACGTTACACTCCCACAACACTCCAGTCAGCCAGGCGAGATAAGCTGGTCGGATGAATGTGTTGATAATCACAATGATAATAAGTCTGTAACAGCCCATAATAACCACATGTGTGTCATGTTTCACAGCTGTGGCTCTGGGCTTTTTAAGGAATCGGGACTGAAACTCGTgattcagcacacacactcactcacacacacacacacacacacgatgacaCAGAAGAGTTCTTGTTCAAAAATAATTGtcttgttttaataaaaacaccaaTAAGGTACATTGTAAGAAAACAATATCTTTCACATAATGTGGCATTGTAATATACAATACAGTTTGTCGCTCAGGAATCtgagaaaatgttattttttcttcttttacaaaATGTTGAATTCTCTATATGGTTTACACAAGATACAAAGAGCGTGACAGAAACATTAGCTTTCTTTAGAAACTCTACAAGCAACAGGCGACGCCAGTTGCACTGAACTCGTCTTGGTCCCCCGGCTAACCCAGTCTATATCTGGACACCGCCGGTCTTCTTCTCTCAGGGCCCTCTGATCAATCGAGAGCCCTGAGTGACAGAGATCCTCTCCGGCGGACGATGTCCACACAACGTCGTTTCGGTTTCTAGCATTGGGAGTTTGAAACGTCCCTACACagttcaaggtttttttttaatcgatgTGGTCGTCACATCAGGTAGCCTTGTTCGTTCTTCGCGGTGCTCGCTGTGGGGTGAGGATGGTGCGAGCTCTTAGCGGCACATAATCCTGTCGTCTGAGCATCCATTCTgcggggggagagagaaagaagagagggtTGATTAGTACATCTGTTTTTACACACGAGGCGGTGACAAGCGAAACCGGAGCGCAAAGCTGACTTTTACGCACAGGGCTGGCGCGCCTTTACGCACGCGTCTTTGCgttcaaaaaacacatgctAACAGCGGTGCATTTATCCCGGATTTGTAGTGCAGTATATGTGAAGAGATATTTACCTCGACTGCGATGCTGGCGAGCTCTGCGTTCAGGGTGGTGAGCGGTGTGCGAGGCACGTTGCTGACGGACAGCTGGCGACTCTTCTCCGGCTCGTCGAGCTCGACCTGCAGGTCCCAGATGTAGTCGATGACGTGCTGCAGGATCTCCACCTTGCTGGCCTTCTTGTTGGTGGGCAGGGTGGGCACGAGCTCCTTCAGCTTGCTGTAGCAGTTGTTCATGTCTTGGAGAAATACGCTCATCTGCTCGTCCAGCAGCGGGATCTTGCACTTGGAGATGGTGAGGCTCTGTTCGGACAGG
It includes:
- the id1 gene encoding DNA-binding protein inhibitor ID-1 codes for the protein MKVVGSTCALKSKVGGEDMVRCLSEQSLTISKCKIPLLDEQMSVFLQDMNNCYSKLKELVPTLPTNKKASKVEILQHVIDYIWDLQVELDEPEKSRQLSVSNVPRTPLTTLNAELASIAVENGCSDDRIMCR